In Archangium violaceum, the following are encoded in one genomic region:
- a CDS encoding glycosyltransferase family 4 protein — protein sequence MRLVFVGTSRGARGTETHLLCLVRALARAGHEVLTVARPGAFIARELTASGLSVEPGVFRNALDVRGGRAVLRAIRRLQPDWLVGSFGHEYWPLLVLGRATGTRVALFRHLNSPLQPFSRTLLPRMAHRFIAVSESMREHLVGQGVARQRVQLLYNPLDVEHFRPNARLRAESRHALGVREHEVLVGFVGALAPEKGAFRLAEAFNEAMPQRPSLRALWVGQEEAHSRLRSVIVPALQERHLLRGWTADVRPLYAAMDVLAMPSEWLEPFGRVSIEAQACGVPVLGSRMGGIPETLREGETGWLLPPGDVAAWRDALVAAVDMPAERRRAMGEAGNQFVTGRFSTSRIVEDFVALLGSPAALPG from the coding sequence ATGAGACTCGTCTTCGTTGGAACCAGCAGAGGTGCACGCGGGACGGAAACGCACCTGCTTTGCCTCGTCCGGGCACTGGCCCGGGCGGGGCACGAGGTCCTCACCGTCGCGCGTCCGGGAGCCTTCATCGCCCGTGAGCTGACCGCGAGCGGTCTGTCGGTGGAACCCGGTGTCTTCCGCAATGCGCTGGACGTGCGAGGAGGGAGGGCCGTGCTCCGCGCCATCCGGAGACTGCAACCGGACTGGCTCGTGGGCAGTTTCGGACACGAATACTGGCCGCTGCTCGTGCTGGGCCGCGCCACGGGAACTCGCGTGGCGCTGTTCCGGCACCTCAACAGCCCGCTCCAGCCGTTCTCACGCACGCTCCTGCCGCGCATGGCCCACCGCTTCATCGCCGTCTCCGAATCCATGCGGGAGCATCTGGTGGGCCAGGGCGTTGCCCGCCAACGCGTGCAGCTCCTCTACAACCCGCTGGACGTGGAGCACTTCCGCCCGAACGCGCGCTTGCGCGCCGAGAGCCGCCATGCGCTGGGTGTCCGAGAGCACGAGGTGCTCGTGGGGTTCGTGGGTGCGCTCGCGCCGGAAAAGGGGGCCTTCCGGCTCGCCGAGGCTTTCAATGAGGCGATGCCACAGCGTCCCTCCCTGCGAGCCCTCTGGGTGGGACAGGAGGAGGCCCATTCGCGCCTGCGGAGTGTGATCGTGCCCGCGCTCCAGGAGCGTCACCTGCTGCGCGGGTGGACCGCGGACGTGAGACCCCTCTACGCGGCCATGGACGTGCTGGCCATGCCCTCCGAGTGGTTGGAGCCTTTCGGACGCGTGTCCATCGAAGCCCAGGCGTGTGGCGTTCCCGTGCTCGGCAGCCGCATGGGTGGCATTCCGGAGACATTGCGCGAGGGAGAGACGGGATGGCTGCTCCCGCCAGGGGATGTGGCCGCATGGCGGGATGCGCTCGTTGCCGCCGTCGACATGCCCGCGGAACGGCGGCGCGCCATGGGCGAGGCTGGGAACCAGTTCGTCACCGGTAGGTTCTCCACCTCACGCATCGTGGAGGACTTCGTCGCGCTTCTCGGCTCACCGGCTGCATTGCCTGGGTGA
- a CDS encoding endonuclease/exonuclease/phosphatase family protein, whose product MENDVESCSTWEDCPGERTCINSSWSACVSVDETCQNWAPTEVWLKTSGIGPGREKTFIGFGNEIYVNTPDGLPDYLFTQGQTHITFTATGVDSNRGITSINLAGAMNRICMKRRSNAADPEERITQSYPITGKKVTSAGSSSLSTSVTVDYTTYANEWQCPTGYLPWRMDLDISAVTVNGEGKTVRTKRQRFVFVQSFKVATYNIYHGVDTNGVQNIDRVAKLLLDNDVDMVALQEADSADVRWLRQSIYIGDLKNHVYEMGNDLAIFSKFPVVSHMVIPYSVPVTGYEPAWQYVQLDLGGFQARLVNQHLTADSVGRNRGIDPVAYRRVQVEEMLQYIRFGLPAIIAGDMNSHVYAEGSSYTVYGYEITPLAEAWPYMHMCVATGCPTEPDIGARFDIDHIWVRHASPGFSFVDAYAPPRWQSPSDHPLKVARMNIAE is encoded by the coding sequence ATGGAGAACGATGTCGAGAGCTGCTCCACGTGGGAAGATTGCCCGGGGGAGAGAACATGCATCAACTCGTCCTGGAGCGCCTGTGTATCCGTTGACGAGACCTGTCAGAATTGGGCTCCCACGGAAGTATGGCTCAAGACGAGTGGAATCGGCCCGGGACGCGAAAAAACATTCATTGGCTTCGGAAACGAGATTTACGTCAATACGCCGGACGGACTCCCAGATTATCTATTCACACAAGGGCAAACCCACATCACCTTCACCGCGACCGGGGTAGATTCAAATCGAGGAATCACATCCATCAATCTCGCGGGGGCAATGAACCGCATCTGCATGAAGAGGCGGAGCAACGCGGCGGATCCCGAGGAACGTATCACCCAGTCGTACCCAATAACCGGCAAGAAAGTCACTAGCGCTGGGTCGTCGTCTCTCTCAACATCGGTCACGGTGGATTACACGACCTACGCCAATGAGTGGCAATGCCCGACTGGCTACCTGCCCTGGCGAATGGACCTGGACATCTCCGCGGTGACAGTCAACGGAGAGGGGAAAACGGTCAGGACCAAACGGCAACGGTTCGTATTCGTGCAGTCTTTCAAGGTGGCCACCTACAATATCTACCATGGCGTTGACACGAATGGGGTGCAGAACATTGATCGGGTTGCGAAGCTGCTGCTCGACAACGATGTAGACATGGTGGCCCTACAGGAGGCGGACTCGGCCGACGTGAGATGGCTTCGTCAGAGCATTTACATTGGAGATCTCAAAAACCACGTTTACGAGATGGGGAATGACCTTGCCATCTTCAGCAAGTTTCCCGTCGTGAGCCACATGGTGATTCCGTATTCGGTTCCAGTCACCGGTTACGAGCCGGCATGGCAATACGTTCAGCTCGACCTAGGCGGTTTCCAGGCTCGATTGGTCAATCAACATCTCACTGCTGATTCCGTTGGCCGTAATCGAGGAATCGACCCGGTCGCATACCGGCGTGTACAAGTGGAGGAAATGCTGCAGTACATACGCTTCGGCCTTCCGGCCATCATCGCCGGTGACATGAACTCACACGTCTACGCTGAAGGCTCTTCGTACACGGTCTACGGTTACGAGATCACGCCTCTCGCCGAAGCGTGGCCGTACATGCACATGTGCGTCGCCACAGGATGCCCTACGGAGCCAGACATCGGCGCTCGGTTCGACATCGACCACATCTGGGTGCGGCATGCATCGCCCGGCTTCAGCTTCGTGGATGCATATGCGCCGCCCCGGTGGCAGTCTCCCTCCGACCACCCGCTCAAGGTGGCTCGCATGAACATCGCTGAGTAG
- a CDS encoding ATP-grasp domain-containing protein: MNVVFISPHFPPQFFHFVTALRERGVNVLGIGDTPYDSLRHELRESLSEYFFAPNLNDYDALLRATGYLTWRHGRIDRIDSLNETWLEVEARLRQDFHVPGLLPADIARLRTKLGMHDVFKQAGVPHPDGIPVKDAAGVKAFARSVGYPLVLKPDVGVGAARTFKVSSDADVDAALAEPLPGYVAQAFVRGTIVTYDGLVDRDGHIVFRLSHEYSDGVMEVVLEQRDISFWSLKEIPPALETLGRRAVAALGLRERWFHLEFFRLADGSYVALEANLRPPGGYMTDMMNYSCDIDVYRLWTRILTGDDVRDFRYTPRYHVCHAARRATRRYRYSHSELVARLGDALLMHREMPAVFHSAMGNEMYLTRHDSLAATQDAVRLIQATV; encoded by the coding sequence ATGAACGTCGTCTTCATCTCTCCTCACTTCCCCCCTCAGTTCTTCCACTTCGTCACCGCCCTGCGCGAGCGCGGTGTCAACGTCCTGGGCATCGGCGATACCCCCTACGACTCCCTCCGCCACGAGCTGCGCGAGTCCCTCTCCGAGTACTTCTTCGCCCCCAACCTCAACGACTACGACGCCCTCCTGCGCGCCACCGGCTACCTCACCTGGCGCCATGGCCGCATCGACCGCATCGACTCGCTCAACGAGACCTGGCTCGAGGTCGAGGCCCGCCTCCGTCAGGACTTCCACGTCCCCGGCCTCCTCCCCGCCGACATCGCCCGCCTGCGCACCAAGCTCGGCATGCACGATGTCTTCAAGCAGGCCGGTGTCCCCCACCCCGATGGCATCCCCGTCAAGGACGCCGCCGGCGTGAAGGCCTTCGCCAGGAGCGTCGGCTACCCGCTCGTCCTCAAGCCCGACGTGGGCGTCGGCGCCGCCCGCACCTTCAAGGTCTCCTCCGACGCCGATGTCGATGCCGCCCTCGCCGAGCCCCTCCCCGGCTACGTCGCCCAGGCTTTCGTGCGCGGCACCATCGTCACCTATGACGGGCTCGTGGACCGCGATGGCCACATCGTCTTCCGCCTCAGCCACGAGTACAGCGACGGCGTCATGGAGGTCGTGCTCGAGCAGCGCGACATCTCCTTCTGGAGCCTCAAGGAGATTCCTCCCGCGCTCGAGACGCTCGGCCGCCGCGCCGTGGCCGCGCTCGGCTTGCGCGAGCGCTGGTTCCACCTCGAATTCTTCCGCCTCGCCGATGGCAGTTACGTCGCCCTCGAGGCCAACCTGCGTCCGCCCGGCGGCTACATGACGGACATGATGAACTACTCGTGCGACATCGACGTGTACCGTCTCTGGACCCGCATCCTCACGGGCGATGACGTGCGCGACTTCCGCTACACGCCTCGCTACCACGTGTGTCACGCCGCCCGGCGCGCCACCAGACGCTACCGCTACTCCCACTCCGAGCTGGTGGCCAGGCTCGGCGACGCGCTCCTGATGCATCGCGAGATGCCCGCCGTCTTCCACAGCGCCATGGGCAACGAGATGTACCTCACCCGCCACGACAGCCTCGCCGCCACCCAGGACGCCGTGCGCCTCATCCAGGCCACGGTGTGA
- a CDS encoding lamin tail domain-containing protein, protein MEKHVVLSGVVLALALVGSACGLSFDEVEPDCEGWRPGDVVITELLPDPAGADTGQEWMELHNPGSSAVDLKGLLLYAARVDGSQERAYLFEESMLVEARGYGVLGDVRVEQLPVHVNHSYGDTLGSLGNTGGLIGLRCGDVVVDEVRYAGPIRSGVARIYDGRLVPDALDNDDTSHWCDAPAPGTGSGPRASPGTANPPCANPLGGADGGVSADAGVIADAGVPGDTCQSPGTSLLRSVSRPGPGDLVITEVMADPKAVADAQGEWVEVHALRDVDLNGVLLSDESGGGTPLNDKQCLEVRGGTPVVLARSREPSTNGGVRPVLATFSFGLSNSAGTHALRLSLNGGLLDEVTWTGAALPGVSRQLDPARKDALRNDVAGSFCSTPEGVLYNAVDRGTPGAENRPCAP, encoded by the coding sequence ATGGAGAAACACGTTGTCTTGTCTGGTGTCGTCCTGGCCCTGGCGCTCGTGGGCAGCGCCTGTGGTTTGTCTTTCGATGAAGTGGAGCCCGACTGCGAGGGATGGAGGCCCGGAGATGTCGTCATCACCGAGTTGCTGCCGGACCCCGCGGGTGCGGACACCGGGCAGGAGTGGATGGAGCTCCACAACCCGGGAAGCTCGGCGGTGGACCTGAAGGGGCTGCTGCTCTACGCGGCGCGCGTGGATGGCTCGCAGGAGCGGGCGTACCTCTTCGAGGAGTCCATGCTGGTGGAGGCGAGGGGCTATGGGGTGCTCGGGGACGTGCGTGTCGAGCAGTTGCCGGTTCATGTGAACCACTCGTATGGCGACACGCTCGGCTCCCTGGGCAACACGGGTGGACTCATCGGCCTGCGCTGTGGGGACGTCGTCGTGGACGAGGTGCGATACGCCGGGCCGATCCGCTCGGGCGTGGCACGCATCTACGACGGGAGGCTCGTGCCGGATGCGCTCGACAACGACGACACGAGCCACTGGTGTGATGCGCCCGCGCCCGGCACGGGCAGTGGCCCACGGGCGAGCCCTGGGACCGCGAACCCTCCCTGTGCGAATCCGCTCGGAGGCGCGGATGGGGGTGTGTCTGCCGATGCGGGGGTGATCGCGGATGCCGGTGTGCCCGGGGACACGTGTCAGTCACCAGGGACGAGCCTACTCCGGAGCGTGTCGCGCCCCGGCCCCGGTGACCTGGTCATCACCGAGGTCATGGCCGATCCGAAGGCCGTGGCGGATGCTCAGGGCGAGTGGGTGGAGGTGCATGCCCTGCGCGATGTGGACCTCAATGGCGTGCTGCTCTCGGACGAGAGCGGTGGGGGGACCCCGCTCAATGACAAGCAGTGCCTGGAGGTGAGGGGAGGGACTCCCGTGGTGCTCGCGCGGAGCAGGGAGCCCTCGACCAACGGTGGGGTGCGGCCCGTGTTGGCGACCTTCTCCTTCGGCTTGAGCAACAGCGCGGGAACACATGCGCTGCGCTTGTCCCTGAATGGAGGGCTGCTCGATGAAGTGACCTGGACGGGCGCCGCGCTCCCTGGTGTGTCCAGGCAGCTCGACCCCGCGCGGAAGGACGCCCTGCGCAACGATGTGGCGGGGAGCTTCTGCTCGACACCGGAGGGCGTTCTCTACAACGCGGTGGATCGGGGCACTCCCGGTGCGGAGAATCGTCCATGCGCGCCGTGA
- a CDS encoding ATP-binding cassette domain-containing protein, which translates to MFELEQVSRRFGDTQALYPLDLRVPAGRTTVLLGPSGCGKSTVLRLMNGLLRPDTGRVLFRGQPLRDEDLLAVRQRIGYALQGGGLFPHLTAEGNTTLMARYLKWPGERIRARLHELVELTRFPPDALDRYPGQLSGGQRQRVSLMRALLLDPDVLLLDEPLGALDPMIRYDLQGDLRDIFARLGKTVVLVTHDLGEGAFLGDHVVLMREGRIVQQGPLADLERAPADPFVTRFFQAQRLPFGGHHE; encoded by the coding sequence GTGTTCGAGCTCGAACAGGTGTCCAGACGCTTCGGCGACACGCAGGCGCTGTACCCGCTCGACCTACGTGTACCCGCGGGGCGCACGACCGTGCTCCTCGGGCCGAGCGGTTGTGGCAAGTCCACCGTGCTGCGCTTGATGAATGGTCTGCTCCGGCCCGACACGGGCCGCGTCCTCTTCCGGGGCCAGCCCCTGCGTGACGAGGACCTGCTCGCCGTGCGCCAGCGCATCGGCTACGCGCTCCAGGGAGGCGGCCTCTTCCCGCACCTCACCGCCGAGGGCAACACCACCCTCATGGCGCGCTACCTGAAGTGGCCCGGGGAGCGCATCCGCGCACGGCTGCACGAGCTCGTCGAGCTCACCCGTTTTCCACCGGACGCCCTCGACCGCTACCCCGGCCAGCTCTCCGGTGGTCAGCGCCAGCGCGTCAGCCTCATGCGCGCCCTGCTGCTCGACCCGGACGTGCTCCTGCTCGACGAGCCGCTCGGCGCGCTCGACCCGATGATCCGTTACGATCTCCAGGGCGACCTGCGAGACATCTTCGCCCGGCTCGGCAAGACGGTGGTGCTCGTCACCCATGACCTGGGGGAGGGGGCCTTCCTCGGCGACCACGTGGTGCTGATGCGCGAGGGCCGTATCGTCCAGCAGGGCCCGCTCGCGGACTTGGAGCGCGCTCCCGCCGACCCCTTCGTCACCCGTTTCTTCCAGGCCCAGCGCCTGCCCTTCGGGGGCCACCACGAATGA
- a CDS encoding DUF2378 family protein, whose product MRPREVKREDRVVFVQVVEGLLRHGVGERVTPRLRERLRQAGLDLDRPLLPAYRVEMWKHCLHIIISEVYPGMPREEAFRQLAAQHVEGYGQTLVGRALLRLLRLLGPKRTVHRMVQALRSSDNYTEVRLTELGPSTYEMWMNSVLDAPGYAEALFTSFLRVSGAEEPQAVVVRKEEEGTTYLLSWKER is encoded by the coding sequence ATGCGGCCCCGCGAGGTGAAGCGGGAAGACCGGGTGGTCTTCGTCCAGGTGGTGGAAGGACTGCTCCGGCACGGCGTGGGAGAGCGGGTGACGCCGCGCCTGCGCGAGCGGCTGCGCCAGGCGGGACTGGACCTGGACCGGCCGCTGCTGCCCGCCTACCGGGTGGAGATGTGGAAGCACTGCCTGCACATCATCATCTCGGAGGTGTACCCGGGCATGCCGCGCGAGGAGGCCTTCCGCCAGCTGGCGGCCCAGCACGTGGAGGGCTACGGCCAGACGCTGGTGGGGCGCGCGCTGCTGCGGCTGCTGCGGTTGCTCGGGCCCAAGCGCACGGTGCACCGGATGGTGCAGGCGCTGCGCTCCTCGGACAACTACACCGAGGTGCGGCTGACGGAGCTGGGGCCGAGCACCTATGAGATGTGGATGAACTCGGTGCTGGACGCGCCGGGATACGCCGAGGCGCTCTTCACCAGCTTCCTGCGGGTGAGCGGGGCGGAGGAGCCCCAGGCGGTCGTCGTGCGCAAGGAGGAGGAGGGCACCACGTACCTCCTCAGCTGGAAGGAGCGCTGA
- a CDS encoding H-type lectin domain-containing protein yields MPSKLPLLTTCALLALPAVARSESNPRAISLRIQCPLKDDIQQQRAARQATQDCRLLSGWFEGRLDWRSGGTAGEEDSGTLLFSEFGRFYATHGLDGEIIVYADGNNHSEDFEQRYLTPGEHNVLTAPDLRVVLYLRKRDDYVKLTDQRFMPVASAAWARYAEKALGFTGELTGDVVGPQGSTKVVAIQSVRVSSTLPTTGQELRFDGSQWEPTTTSPLTAGAGLQGGPYDGQSPATFSVVFGTGPGTVTEGSDTRLPPAPGAAGQLLYSNGSKWNALAPGAPAQVLHGGTTPSWGPVSLDKDVSGVLPPARGGTGLASPGAAGNVLRSTGSGWASSPLTGGDVPGGSGNYIQNQASTQQNARMWISGLASVGSLRVGGGTLLQRVQMGSLVLNPPGRCDGFPIIQCNYTWSLAFPSAFSSPPTVIVTPRSGCWNCTDTFNVTTRNVTETGFDLVVTRTDPHHLGADWGQYLQIDFLAGN; encoded by the coding sequence ATGCCCTCGAAGCTCCCCCTTCTCACCACATGTGCGTTGTTGGCCCTGCCCGCGGTGGCTCGCTCGGAGTCCAATCCACGCGCCATCAGCCTTCGCATCCAGTGCCCACTGAAGGACGACATCCAACAGCAGAGAGCAGCCAGGCAGGCGACGCAGGATTGCAGGCTCCTCTCGGGCTGGTTCGAGGGCCGTCTCGACTGGCGCAGCGGCGGCACGGCCGGTGAAGAGGACTCGGGCACGCTCCTGTTCTCGGAGTTCGGCCGCTTCTACGCCACCCACGGCCTCGACGGCGAAATCATCGTCTACGCCGATGGCAACAACCACTCGGAGGACTTCGAGCAGCGCTACCTCACGCCGGGAGAGCACAACGTCCTGACGGCGCCGGACCTGCGCGTGGTGCTCTACCTGCGCAAGCGCGACGACTACGTGAAGCTCACGGACCAGCGATTCATGCCCGTGGCCAGCGCGGCCTGGGCGCGGTACGCGGAGAAGGCGCTCGGGTTCACGGGTGAGCTGACCGGTGACGTGGTCGGTCCCCAGGGCTCCACCAAGGTGGTGGCCATCCAGAGCGTCCGGGTCTCCAGCACCCTGCCCACGACCGGGCAGGAGCTCCGCTTCGACGGGAGCCAGTGGGAGCCCACCACGACCTCGCCCCTGACGGCGGGAGCCGGACTCCAGGGCGGCCCTTATGACGGCCAGAGCCCGGCCACCTTCTCGGTGGTGTTCGGAACGGGCCCGGGCACGGTGACGGAGGGCTCGGACACACGGCTCCCTCCCGCACCGGGCGCGGCGGGACAGCTCCTCTACTCCAATGGCTCGAAGTGGAACGCGCTCGCCCCGGGCGCTCCGGCGCAAGTGCTGCACGGTGGCACCACGCCTTCCTGGGGCCCGGTGTCCCTGGACAAAGACGTGAGCGGAGTGCTGCCGCCCGCGCGCGGCGGCACCGGCCTGGCCTCTCCGGGCGCGGCGGGCAACGTGCTGCGCAGCACCGGGAGCGGGTGGGCGAGCAGCCCGCTCACCGGCGGGGACGTCCCGGGCGGCAGCGGCAACTACATCCAGAACCAGGCCTCCACGCAGCAGAACGCCCGGATGTGGATCAGCGGGCTGGCCAGCGTGGGCTCCCTCCGGGTGGGCGGTGGCACCCTGCTCCAGCGCGTGCAGATGGGCTCCCTCGTGCTCAACCCGCCCGGCCGGTGCGACGGCTTCCCCATCATCCAGTGCAACTACACCTGGTCGCTCGCGTTCCCGAGCGCGTTCTCCTCGCCGCCGACGGTCATCGTCACGCCGCGCAGCGGCTGCTGGAACTGCACCGACACGTTCAACGTCACGACCCGCAACGTGACGGAGACGGGCTTCGACCTCGTAGTGACGCGGACCGACCCGCACCACCTGGGCGCGGACTGGGGGCAGTACCTGCAGATCGACTTCCTGGCCGGTAACTGA
- the ettA gene encoding energy-dependent translational throttle protein EttA: MAQNFIFTMQDLRKVKGGKEILKGIYLSFFPGAKIGVIGPNGSGKSTLLRIMAGVDKEFFGVAKPDPSARVGYLAQEPQLDSSLDVKGNVELGLKQVRALLDRFNEVSAKFAEPMDDAAMEKLLAEQGRLQDAIDACNGWELDRTLEMAMDALRLPPGDADVTKLSGGEKRRVALCRILLEKPDLLLLDEPTNHLDAESVAWLEQALKEYKGTIVCITHDRYFLDNAAEWILELDRGEGVPWKGNYSSWLDQKQKRLELEEKSESARQKTLKRELEWVRASPKARQAKSKARISAYEELLNQTQEKRDPTGEVTIPPGPKLGGLVVEAKGLRKAYGDRLLVDDLNFKLPPGGIVGIIGPNGAGKTTLFRMLTGVEKPDAGELRIGETVKMAYVDQSRDALDGDKSVFDEVSGGLDYIDLGRAGQIPSRAYLAGFAFKGQDQQKRVKDLSGGERNRVHLAKMLKSGGNVLLLDEPTNDLDVETLRSLEDALLNFAGCAVVISHDRWFLDRIATHILAFEGDSRAFFFEGNFQDYEADKKKRLGAEALEPHRIRYRPLTRS, translated from the coding sequence ATGGCCCAGAACTTCATCTTCACCATGCAGGACCTGCGGAAGGTCAAGGGCGGCAAGGAGATCCTCAAGGGCATCTACCTGTCCTTCTTCCCGGGAGCGAAGATCGGCGTCATCGGTCCGAACGGCTCCGGTAAGTCGACGCTGCTGCGCATCATGGCGGGCGTGGACAAGGAATTCTTCGGCGTCGCCAAGCCGGACCCGAGCGCGCGCGTGGGCTACCTGGCGCAGGAGCCGCAGCTCGACAGCTCGCTGGACGTGAAGGGCAACGTGGAGCTGGGCCTCAAGCAGGTGCGCGCGCTGCTGGACCGCTTCAACGAGGTGAGCGCGAAGTTCGCCGAGCCCATGGACGACGCGGCGATGGAGAAGCTGCTGGCCGAGCAGGGCCGGTTGCAGGACGCCATCGACGCGTGCAACGGCTGGGAGCTGGACCGGACCCTGGAGATGGCGATGGACGCGCTGCGCCTGCCGCCCGGGGACGCGGACGTGACGAAGCTGTCCGGCGGTGAGAAGCGCCGCGTGGCGCTGTGCCGGATTCTCTTGGAGAAGCCGGACCTGCTGCTGCTGGACGAGCCCACCAACCACCTGGACGCCGAGAGCGTGGCGTGGCTGGAGCAGGCCCTCAAGGAGTACAAGGGCACCATCGTCTGCATCACGCACGACCGGTACTTCCTGGACAACGCGGCGGAGTGGATCCTGGAGCTGGATCGCGGCGAGGGGGTGCCCTGGAAGGGGAACTACTCGAGCTGGCTGGACCAGAAGCAGAAGCGGCTGGAGCTGGAGGAGAAGTCGGAGAGCGCGCGGCAGAAGACGCTCAAGCGCGAGCTGGAGTGGGTGCGAGCCTCGCCCAAGGCGCGCCAGGCGAAGAGCAAGGCGCGTATCTCGGCGTACGAGGAGCTGCTCAACCAGACGCAGGAGAAGAGGGATCCGACGGGCGAGGTGACGATTCCGCCCGGGCCGAAGCTGGGCGGACTGGTGGTGGAGGCCAAGGGGCTGCGCAAGGCGTACGGGGACCGGCTGCTGGTCGACGACCTGAACTTCAAGCTGCCGCCGGGCGGCATCGTGGGAATCATCGGACCGAACGGCGCGGGCAAGACGACGCTGTTCCGGATGCTGACGGGCGTGGAGAAGCCGGACGCGGGCGAGCTGCGCATCGGCGAGACGGTGAAGATGGCGTACGTGGACCAGAGCCGCGACGCGCTGGACGGGGACAAGAGCGTCTTCGACGAGGTGAGCGGCGGGCTGGACTACATCGACCTGGGCCGGGCGGGGCAGATTCCGAGCCGCGCGTACCTGGCGGGCTTCGCGTTCAAGGGGCAGGACCAGCAGAAGCGGGTGAAGGACCTGTCGGGCGGCGAGCGCAACCGGGTGCATCTGGCGAAGATGCTCAAGAGTGGCGGCAACGTGCTGCTGCTGGACGAGCCCACGAACGACCTGGACGTGGAGACGCTGCGGAGCCTGGAGGACGCGCTGTTGAACTTCGCGGGCTGCGCGGTGGTGATCAGCCACGACCGCTGGTTCCTGGACCGCATCGCGACGCACATCCTGGCGTTCGAGGGAGACAGCCGGGCGTTCTTCTTCGAGGGCAACTTCCAGGACTACGAGGCGGACAAGAAGAAGCGGCTGGGCGCCGAGGCGTTGGAGCCGCACCGCATCCGCTACCGTCCGCTCACGAGGAGCTGA
- a CDS encoding alpha/beta hydrolase: protein MGHVHIIRDFASPQEGFTRTVRIYTPEGYDQAPHHQFPVLYMHDGQNVFAHPESAIFDTWCANLVLEHMVGEGQEPWIIVGIDSGPGRMREYSPWDDPSVHVNGGGEAYSRFLVETLKPYVDGVYRTRQGPEWTGIMGSSLGGLMSLYLGWRNPEVFGRIGALSPSVMWSRYKLFHDWTEHSRRWTRIYLDAGTHEWIDPGGVPLPYGEATRDFYFHLKGLGYADHEVALVLEPEGQHHERDWQRRLPFAMRWLLA, encoded by the coding sequence ATGGGTCACGTGCACATCATCCGAGACTTCGCCTCCCCCCAGGAGGGCTTCACCCGCACCGTGCGCATCTACACGCCGGAAGGGTACGACCAGGCCCCCCACCACCAGTTCCCCGTCCTCTACATGCACGACGGGCAGAACGTCTTCGCGCACCCCGAGTCCGCCATCTTCGACACCTGGTGCGCCAACCTCGTCCTGGAGCACATGGTGGGCGAGGGGCAGGAGCCGTGGATCATCGTGGGCATCGACTCGGGCCCGGGGCGCATGCGGGAGTACTCGCCCTGGGACGACCCGAGCGTCCACGTGAACGGCGGCGGCGAGGCCTACTCGCGCTTCCTCGTCGAGACGCTCAAGCCCTACGTCGATGGTGTCTACCGCACGCGCCAGGGCCCCGAGTGGACGGGCATCATGGGCTCGTCGCTGGGCGGGCTGATGTCGCTCTACCTCGGCTGGAGGAACCCCGAGGTGTTCGGCCGCATCGGGGCACTGTCGCCCTCGGTGATGTGGAGCCGGTACAAGCTCTTCCACGACTGGACGGAGCACTCGCGGCGCTGGACGCGCATCTACCTGGACGCCGGGACGCACGAGTGGATCGACCCGGGTGGCGTCCCGCTGCCCTACGGCGAGGCCACGCGCGACTTCTACTTCCACCTCAAGGGACTGGGTTACGCCGACCACGAGGTGGCGCTGGTGCTCGAGCCGGAGGGCCAGCACCACGAGCGGGACTGGCAGCGGCGGCTCCCGTTCGCCATGCGCTGGCTGCTGGCTTGA
- a CDS encoding thermonuclease family protein: protein MRAVNGWRVLVVVLGCVLIVLCACGSESACGPSAGVVSRVVDGDTVVLQSGERVRYLLVDTPESTGGKHECFGAESRDFNRSLVEGRVVRLRYGEACTDRYGRLLAYVSVDGHEVNALLAEQGYACVLYIAPAGESRRSEFQSLESSARRAGRGMWGECSAVPCEK, encoded by the coding sequence ATGCGCGCCGTGAACGGCTGGCGGGTGCTCGTGGTGGTGCTCGGGTGCGTGCTCATCGTCCTGTGCGCGTGCGGCTCGGAGTCCGCCTGTGGCCCGAGCGCTGGCGTGGTGTCGAGGGTCGTGGACGGTGACACCGTGGTGCTCCAGAGCGGCGAGCGCGTGCGCTACCTGCTCGTGGACACTCCGGAGAGCACGGGCGGCAAGCACGAGTGTTTCGGCGCCGAGTCCCGTGACTTCAACCGCTCGCTCGTCGAGGGGCGCGTCGTGCGGTTGCGGTACGGAGAGGCGTGTACGGACCGCTACGGGCGGCTGCTCGCGTACGTGAGCGTGGATGGGCACGAGGTGAACGCACTGCTCGCCGAACAGGGCTATGCCTGTGTCCTCTACATCGCTCCGGCGGGCGAGTCGCGGCGCTCGGAGTTCCAATCCCTGGAGTCCTCGGCCCGGCGGGCCGGGCGCGGAATGTGGGGTGAGTGCTCCGCCGTGCCGTGTGAGAAGTAG